TTTATTTTGTAACGGCATTTGCCATCGTGCTACTTGCGATGAAATCAGTGAAATGGATTCTTGGTATCTGTTCTTTGCTAGCAGTAAGTTTTTCGGTATTTATGTATTTGGTTATTTATCATGTGGAATGGTTGGAAAAAATTGGTTTGCATAAATACCAGTTTGCCCGTATTTATACTTGGCTTGATCCTGCAAGTGACCCTAATGGTGCTTATCAAGTTAATTTATCTCTTCAAGCTATTGGTTCGGGGCAATTAACGGGATATGGTGGGAAGCAGCTATATATTCCTGAAAGCCACACAGATATGATTTTTAGCGCGATAGCTAATCATTTCGGCTTTATTGGTGTTAGTATTTTGCTGCTTATTTTTATTTTATTTATCCAAAGGCTTATTATGGTTAGTTTACAAATGAAAAATATGTTTTCAAGTTATGTTTTTGCAGGCTTTGCCGTTTTATATGCTTTTAATATTTTTGAAAATATCGCAATGTCTGTGGAATTGATGCCATTGACTGGTATTCCGCTACCTTTTTTGAGTTATGGTGGAAGTTCTGTACTCGGGAACTTCATTGCGCTTGGTATTATGCTTGCTGTTATTCGCGATGATAAAATGCAAGGGCTATGTTAAAATACGGTGGAAGATCAAAGGAGCGAATAAAATGGCAAATTATATTAATAAGGAGAAACGAAATATTGATTTTGATCCATATCGTTTAGAAATTGTCGCGCTTCCAGAAGTTGTAGCGGTTAATTATCAACCCATTTCTTCCAATGCTTTATTAATTCGTATTGCTGATGTAGATGGAAATCTAAAGCCATTACGCGATCCAAAAAGATATCAAGCCATCTTAGAATTATATTTTAATGACATTAATGAAAGGGACGATTATTGGGGTCTTAGCGCCAAAGAGAAAGCTGAAATGAAATTATTTAATCAAAAACACTGTGAAGTCATCTATCGTTTCATTGATCATTATCCAAATTGGGAACAAATTGTTGTTCACTGCCATGCGGGTGTAAGTAGAAGTAGTGCTGTTGCAATGGGTATCGCTGAACATTATCAGCAAGAAAAGATTTTGGCGCAGCTTAAACAAGTAGAGCGTTACCTGCCTAACCCACGTGTACTTGCTATTATGCGTGGAGAGGCTTTTATTTAAAAAATTTGCAGCCATAAAATCAGATAATTCCAATTTATAGCATTTCCCTAAATACATTAACTAAAAAGGAATTCGCCAAAATAGTGGTATAATACTTGAGGTGAGAGAGTTTAGCTCAAGAAATTTCGAATAAGAAGGAATGAATTCAATGACAAATGAAGTTAAAAAGATGGGATTAATCAGTTTGATTTTAATGATTTTCACATCGGTATTTGGTTTTGCTAATGGTCCTGTTGGTTTTTATTTGATGGGATATGGTGCCA
This DNA window, taken from Listeria sp. PSOL-1, encodes the following:
- a CDS encoding FtsW/RodA/SpoVE family cell cycle protein, whose translation is MMQKSLVAMIILFSLISCSAIWLAQQTNQYDTDFLKIQIIFLMMGSVICLLISRVSIEFWRKHIIWIYVLMLILLVGIIIPNPLVPDINGAKRWYRILGFSLQPSEIIKSFFILVLAHFAANKHVNLKRQQFILTVLIIPVLLLLFKQPDLGTTIVYFVTAFAIVLLAMKSVKWILGICSLLAVSFSVFMYLVIYHVEWLEKIGLHKYQFARIYTWLDPASDPNGAYQVNLSLQAIGSGQLTGYGGKQLYIPESHTDMIFSAIANHFGFIGVSILLLIFILFIQRLIMVSLQMKNMFSSYVFAGFAVLYAFNIFENIAMSVELMPLTGIPLPFLSYGGSSVLGNFIALGIMLAVIRDDKMQGLC